The following coding sequences lie in one Oryza brachyantha chromosome 10, ObraRS2, whole genome shotgun sequence genomic window:
- the LOC102718303 gene encoding protein NRT1/ PTR FAMILY 5.2-like, which produces MAEERLEAAAAAAGDDDYTQDGTVDLRGNPVLRSKRGGWKACGFVVVYEVFERMAYYGISSNLVLYLTTKLHQGTVSSANNVTNWVGTIWMTPIVGAYIADAHLGRYRTFMIASLIYLIGMSLLTLAVSVPSLKPAKCGAGTADPGCSEEASSLQLGVFFLALYILAVGTGGTKPNISTIGADQFDDHHPRERRHKLSFFNWWMFSIFFGTLFANTVLVYIQDNVGWTVGYALPTLGLAVSIAIFTAGTPFYRHKPTSGSSFAKMAGVIVAAVRKCAVAAPADPRELHELDAEHYAKKKTAPLPHTPHLRALSKAAVKTAGSGSGSATAPSRWSLSTVTQVEETKQILKMLPVLAITFVPAAMMAQVNTLFVKQGTTLDRHVGGGRFEIPPASLQGFVTVSMLVSVVLYDRAFMPFMRRATKNPRGISLLQRMGVGLVIHIVIMGIASVTERHRLAVAREHGITDSKGTTIPLSIFILLPQFVLMGVADAFLEVAKIEFFYDQAPEGMKSLGTSYAMTSLGVGNFLSSLLLSTVSHVTSRHGRPGWILNNLNASRLDHYFAFFAVLNCVNLVFFFLVCRLYVYNAEVSHVVDVGGGGGGEKELKPKEVAMVEASL; this is translated from the exons ATGGCGGAGGAGAGGctggaggccgcggcggcggccgccggcgacgacgactacACGCAGGACGGCACGGTGGACCTCCGCGGCAACCCGGTGCTCCGGTCCAAGCGCGGCGGCTGGAAGGCCTGCGGCTTCGTCGTCG TGTACGAGGTGTTCGAGAGGATGGCGTACTATGGCATCTCGTCGAACCTGGTGTTGTACCTGACGACGAAGCTGCACCAGGGCACGGTGTCGTCGGCGAACAACGTCACCAACTGGGTGGGCACCATCTGGATGACGCCCATTGTCGGCGCCTACATCGCCGACGCCCACCTCGGCCGCTACCGCACCTTCATGATCGCCTCCCTCATTTACCTCATC GGGATGAGCTTGCTGACACTGGCGGTGTCGGTGCCGTCGCTGAAGCCGGCCAAGTGCGGCGCCGGCACGGCGGACCCGGGCTGCTCGGAGGAGGCGTCGAGCCTGCAGCTGGGCGTCTTCTTCCTGGCGCTCTACATCCTCGCCGTCGGCACGGGCGGCACGAAGCCGAACATCTCCACCATCGGTGCCGACCAGTTCGATGACCACCACCCGCGCGAGCGCCGCCACAAgctctccttcttcaactGGTGGATGTTCAGCATCTTCTTCGGCACCCTCTTCGCCAACACCGTGCTCGTCTACATCCAGGACAACGTCGGCTGGACCGTCGGCTACGCGCTCCCCaccctcggcctcgccgtctccATCGCCATCTTCACCGCCGGCACGCCGTTCTACCGGCACAAGCCCACCTCCGGGAGCAGCTTCGCCAAGATGGCCGgggtcatcgtcgccgccgtccgcaaGTGCGCCGTCGCGGCGCCCGCCGACCCGAGGGAGCTGCACGAGCTCGACGCCGAGCACTACGCCAAGAAGAAGACCGCCCCGCTGCCCCACACGCCGCACCTGAGGGCTCTGAGCAAGGCGGCGGTGAAGACGGcggggagcgggagcgggagcgcgacggcgccgtcgcggTGGTCGCTGAGCACGGTGACGCAGGTGGAGGAGACGAAGCAGATACTCAAGATGCTGCCGGTGCTGGCGATCACGTtcgtgccggcggcgatgatggCGCAGGTGAACACGCTGTTCGTGAAGCAGGGCACGACGCTGGAccggcacgtcggcggcgggcggtTCGAGATCCCGCCGGCGAGCCTGCAGGGGTTCGTGACCGTCTCCATGCTGGTGTCCGTCGTGCTCTACGACCGCGCCTTCATGCCGTTCATGCGGCGGGCGACCAAGAACCCGCGCGGCATCTCGCTGCTGCAGCGGATGGGCGTCGGGCTCGTCATCCACATCGTCATCATGGGGATCGCCTCCGTGACGGAGCGGCACCGGCTCGCCGTGGCGCGCGAGCACGGCATCACCGACAGCAAGGGCACCACCATCCCGCTCTCCATCTTCATCCTCCTGCCGCAGTTCGTGCTGATGGGCGTCGCCGACGCGTTCCTGGAGGTGGCCAAGATCGAGTTCTTCTACGACCAGGCGCCGGAGGGGATGAAGAGCCTCGGCACCTCGTACGCCATGACCAGCCTCGGCGTCGGCAACTTCCTCAGCAGCCTGCTGCTCTCCACCGTGTCGCACGTCACgagccgccatggccgccccGGCTGGATCCTCAACAACCTCAACGCCTCGCGGCTCGACCACTACTTCGCCTTCTTCGCCGTGCTCAACTGCGTCAacctcgtcttcttcttcctcgtctgcCGCCTCTACGTGTACAACGCCGAGGTCTCccacgtcgtcgacgtcggcggcggcggcggcggcgagaaggAGCTCAAGCCCAAGGAGGTGGCCATGGTGGAGGCAAGTCTATAG
- the LOC102713856 gene encoding protein unc-13 homolog, whose product MGRHQRSRSASLSSSATRSSDVTELDFAAADLGCPFGRVDALGPVELRETAYEIFFMSCRSSSGGSGSGSGGARGGAAEGEVSSPVAAARAGAAAAAAASMGGSRVKKALGLRARRLSSSAQPMMVRTLSQTSGPASPGRGRRAMTSAEIMRQQMRVTEQSDARLRRTLMRAVVGQVGRKPDTIVLPLELLRQLKPAEFADGEEYHQWQFRQIKLLEAGLILHPSLPLDRLNSAVLRFREVMRATEIRAIDTAKNSDAMRTLTNAVHALAWRSGVGSGGGDACHWADGYPLNVLLYVSLLQTVFDQRECTVVLDEVDELLELIKKTWPTLGITKPVHNVCFAWAFFQQYVVTGQVEPDLAAAALAVLADVAADTKQQGSRDAVYSKVLLSVLGAMQEWSEKRLLDYHDSYEKGIGGAPTEGMEILLSLALSAGKIAADRDAACAANFAGDRVDYYIRCSMKNAFAKILESGMGDGNGDGDGVVFDRDDEPGVVLTQLARDTEQLAMVERRSFSPVMRRWHPAPVAVAAVALHGCFGVVLRQYLGKVTILTEELVRVLQAASRMEKALAQMTAEDAADCADDRAKAVVGDMEPYEVESVVMGLLKVWMDDKLKIAMDCLTRAKETESWIPKSKEEPFAGSAIELMRLAKYTVDEFSEIPASAKDEVVQDLVDGLEAIFNEYISFVASCGSKHSYVPPLPPLTRCNQDSGFFKLWRKAVMPSCQAPEGGVHGGAVGGGGGSHHVPGPSISRGTQRLYVRLNTLEYVVTHLHAVDKSLNAASHRLEGARGAAQSAVAHVAEVAAFRLVFLDSRHSFYHGLYLRGVADTRIRTALRALKQNLTFLVSVLADRAQPVAVREVMKASFEAFLMVLLAGGGDRSFTRADHAMVEEDFRSLRRAFCTCGEGLVPQEVVAREAETAERVVELMARPTEHLIDEFGHATCESISGERDDDGSSGGGGSGGATPVPPTPRQWDPADPNTILRVLCHRDDEVASQFLKRTFQLAKRR is encoded by the exons ATGGGGCGTCACCAGCGCTCGCGCTCcgcgtcgctgagctcctcgGCGACGCGGTCGTCGGACGTCACCGAGCtcgacttcgccgcggcggacCTCGGCTGCCCCTTCGGCCGCGTCGACGCGCTCGGCCCCGTCGAGCTCCGCGAGACGGCGTACGAGATCTTCTTCATGTCCTGCCGCTCGTCgtccggcgggagcgggagcgggagcggcggcgcgcgtggcggggcggcggagggggaggtgtcgtcgccggtggccgcggcgagggccggcgcggcggcggctgcggctgcttcCATGGGTGGCAGCCGCGTCAAGAAGGCGCTCGGGCTCAGGGCGAGGCggctgtcgtcgtcggcgcagCCGATGATGGTGCGCACGCTGAGCCAGACGTCGGGGCCGGCGTCccccggccgcggccggcgggcgATGACCTCGGCGGAGATCATGCGGCAGCAGATGCGGGTCACCGAGCAGAGCGACGCGCGGCTCCGCCGGACACTCatgcgcgccgtcgtcggccagGTCGGGAGGAAACCCGACACGATCGTCCTCCCACTGGAGCTCCTCCGGCAGCTGAAGCCGGCGGAGTTCGCCGACGGTGAGGAGTACCACCAGTGGCAGTTCCGGCAGATCAAGCTCCTCGAGGCCGGCCTCATTCTCCACCCATCCCTCCCACTCGACCGCCTCAACTCCGCCGTGCTCCGCTTCCGCGAGGTCATGCGCGCCACCGAGATCCGCGCCATCGACACGGCCAAGAACTCCGACGCCATGCGCACCCTCACCAACGCCGTCCACGCCCTCGCCTGGCGCTCCGGCgttggcagcggcggcggcgacgcctgCCACTGGGCCGACGGCTACCCTCTCAACGTGCTCCTATATGTCTCCCTCCTCCAGACCGTCTTCGACCAGCGCGAGTGCACCGTCGTGCTCGACGAGGTCGACGAGCTCCTCGAGCTCATCAAGAAGACGTGGCCGACGCTCGGGATTACCAAGCCGGTGCACAACGTGTGCTTCGCCTGGGCCTTCTTCCAGCAGTACGTAGTCACCGGTCAGGTCGAGccggacctcgccgccgccgccctggcaGTGCTCGCCGACGTGGCCGCCGATACCAAGCAGCAGGGGAGCCGCGACGCGGTGTACAGCAAGGTGCTCCTCAGCGTGCTCGGCGCCATGCAGGAGTGGTCCGAGAAGCGGCTGCTGGACTACCACGACAGCTACGAGAAGGGCATCGGCGGCGCCCCCACCGAGGGCATGGAGATCCTGCTGTCGTTGGCACTCTCCGCCGGCAAGATCGCCGCCGACCGGGatgccgcctgcgccgccaaCTTCGCCGGTGACCGCGTCGACTACTACATCAGGTGTTCGATGAAGAACGCCTTCGCCAAA ATACTCGAGAGTGGTAtgggcgacggcaacggcgacggcgacggcgtggtcTTCGACCGCGACGACGAGCCGGGCGTGGTGCTGACGCAGCTGGCGAGGGACACGGAGCAGCTGGCCATGGTCGAGCGGCGGAGCTTCAGCCCGGTGATGAGGCGGTGGCacccggcgccggtggcggtCGCGGCGGTCGCCCTGCACGGCTGCTTCGGCGTCGTGCTGAGGCAGTACCTCGGCAAGGTCACCATCCTCACGGAGGAGCTCGTCCGCGTGCTCCAGGCGGCGAGCAGGATGGAGAAGGCCCTGGCGCAGATGACGGCGGAGGACGCCGCGGACTGCGCCGACGACCGGGCCAAGGCCGTCGTCGGAGACATGGAGCCCTACGAGGTGGAGTCCGTCGTGATGGGCTTGCTCAAGGTGTGGATGGACGACAAGCTCAAGATCGCCATGGACTGCCTTACCAGGGCCAAAGAAACCGAA AGCTGGATACCCAAGTCCAAGGAAGAACCTTTCGCCGGATCGGCGATCGAGCTGATGAGGCTGGCTAAGTATACCGTCGACGAGTTCTCCGAGATCCCAGCGAGCGCGAAAGACGAGGTGGTGCAAGACCTCGTCGACGGCCTCGAGGCGATCTTCAACGAATACATCTCCTTCGTCGCCTCGTGCG GGTCGAAGCACAGCTACGTTCCGCCGCTGCCACCATTGACGAGGTGCAACCAGGACTCAGGCTTCTTCAAGCTGTGGAGGAAGGCGGTGATGCCGTCGTGCCAGGCGCCGGAGGGCGGcgtgcacggcggcgccgtcggcggcggcggcgggtcgcACCACGTCCCGGGGCCGTCGATCAGCCGCGGCACGCAGCGCCTGTACGTGCGGCTCAACACGCTGGAGTACGTCGTGACGCACCTCCACGCCGTCGACAAGTCGCTGAACGCGGCGTCCCACCGCCTCGAGGGCGCGCGTGGCGCGGCGCAGTCGGCGGTCGCCCACGtcgcggaggtggcggcgttCCGGCTCGTCTTCCTCGACTCGCGCCACTCCTTCTACCACGGCCTTTACCTGCGCGGCGTCGCCGACACGCGGATCCGGACGGCGCTGCGGGCGCTGAAGCAGAACCTGACGTTCCTGGTGTCCGTGCTCGCCGACCGGGCGCAGCCGGTGGCGGTGCGGGAGGTGATGAAGGCGTCGTTCGAGGCGTTCCTGATGgtgctcctcgccggcggcggcgaccggagcTTCACGAGGGCGGACCACGCCATGGTGGAGGAGGACTTCCGGAGCCTGAGGCGCGCGTTCTGCACGTGCGGCGAGGGGCTCGTTCCgcaggaggtggtggcgcgggAGGCCGAGACGGCGGAGCGCGTCGTGGAGCTCATGGCGCGGCCGACGGAGCACCTCATCGACGAGTTCGGCCACGCCACGTGCGAGTCCATCTCCGGggagcgcgacgacgacggcagcagcggcgg
- the LOC102718586 gene encoding heterogeneous nuclear ribonucleoprotein 1-like: MESDQGKLFIGGISWETTEEKLRDHFGAYGEVSQAAVMRDKLTGRPRGFGFVVFADPAAVDAALVDPHTLDGRTVDVKRALSREEQQAAKAANPSAGRHAAGGSGGGGGGGAGGDAGGARTKKIFVGGLPSNLTEDEFRQYFQTYGVVTDVVVMYDQNTQRPRGFGFITFDSEDAVDRVLHKTFHDLSGKMVEVKRALPREANPGSGGGRSMGGGGYQSNNGPNSNAGSYDSRADASRYGQAQQGSGGYPGYGAGGYGAGAVGYGYGHANPGTAYGNYGTGGFGGVPAGYGGHYGNPNGPGSGYQGGPPGANRGPWGSQAPSGYGTGSYGGNAGYAAWNNSSAGGNAPSGQTAGAAAGYGGQGYGYGGYGGDASYGNHGGYGGYGGRGDGAGNPAAGGASGYGAGYGSGNGGSAYPNAWADPSQGGGFGASVNGAAEGQSNYGSGYGGVQPRVAQ, translated from the exons atggAGTCGGATCAGGGGAAGCTGTTCATCGGCGGCATCTCGTGGGAGACCACGGAGGAGAAGCTACGGGACCACTTCGGCGCCTACGGGGAGGTCTCCCAGGCCGCCGTCATGCGCGACAAGCTCACCGGCCGCCCCCGCGGCTTCGGCTTCGTCGTCTTCGCcgacccggccgccgtcgacgccgccctcgtcgACCCCCACACCCTCGACGGCCGCACG GTGGACGTGAAGCGGGCGCTGTCGCGGGAGGAGCAGCAGGCGGCGAAGGCCGCCAACCCTAGCGCGGGGAGGCACGCTGctggtggcagcggcggcggcggcggtgggggtgCGGGCGGTGACGCCGGCGGTGCCAGGACGAAGAAGATCTTCGTTGGCGGCCTGCCCTCCAATCTGACGGAGGACGAGTTCCGGCAGTACTTCCAGACCTACGGGGTTGTCACCGACGTCGTTGTGATGTACGACCAGAACACGCAGCGGCCCCGGGGGTTCGGGTTCATCACCTTCGACTCGGAGGACGCGGTGGACCGCGTGCTGCACAAGACCTTCCATGACCTGAGCGGGAAGATGGTGGAGGTGAAGCGGGCGTTGCCCAGGGAGGCGAACCCTGGTTCTGGTGGTGGGCGTTCCATGGGAGGTGGAGGTTACCAGAGTAACAACGGGCCTAACTCTAATGCTGGAAGCTATGATAGCAGAGCTGATGCTAGCAGATATGGTCAGGCACAGCAGGGTAGTGGTGGTTATCCAGGTTATGGTGCCGGTGGATATGGTGCTGGTGCGGTTGGATATGGATATGGGCATGCGAACCCTGGAACTGCTTATGGGAATTATGGGACTGGAGGATTTGGAGGTGTTCCTGCTGGGTATGGTGGACATTATGGCAATCCAAACGGACCTGGTTCAGGTTACCAGGGTGGTCCTCCGGGAGCAAACAGGGGACCATGGGGTAGTCAAGCTCCATCTGGTTATGGCACTGGGAGTTATGGAGGTAATGCAGGGTATGCTGCTTGGAACAACTCTTCTGCTGGAGGCAATGCACCCTCTGGTCAGACTGCTGGTGCAGCTGCAGGCTATGGGGGCCAGGGTTACGGCTATGGTGGATATGGTGGAGATGCATCATATGGTAACCATGGAGGATATGGGGGTtatggagggaggggagatggTGCTGGCAATCCAGCTGCTGGCGGTGCATCTGGGTATGGTGCAGGTTATGGAAGTGGGAATGGTGGTTCTGCTTATCCAAATGCTTGGGCTGATCCTTCACAAGGTGGAGGATTTGGGGCTTCAGTCAATGGAGCTGCTGAAGGGCAATCAAATTATGGCAGTGGTTATGGTGGTGTGCAACCTAGGGTTGCTCAGTAA